The genomic DNA acatacagacggtgaaggaaagaccactgacccacagacggtgaaggaaagaccactgacaacaagacggtgaaggaaagaccactgacacacagacggtgaaggaaagaccactgacgacaagacggtgaaggaaagaccactgacacacagacggtgaaggaaagaccactgacacacagacggtgaaggaaagaccactgacaaacagacagtgaaggaaagcccactgacacacagacggtgaaggaaagaccactgacacacagacagtgaaggaaagcccactgacatacagacggtgaaggaaagaccactgacacacagacagtgaaggaaagcccactgacacacagacagtgtaTGCACTTCTTTAGGAGTATTTAACAAACAGATCCGTCAGTGACAGTTTAACAAGGATCTGCAAATCTGTTGAGCAGTCTCAAACAAAGCGGGCATTCCTCGGGCACGCCCGAACAGAACCACGGGAGGGTGGGGGGCCCCCGGGGCCAGAGATGACAATATCGCTCCTCTACAAGGAAATCTCATCAAACTATTTTCTGTTGGGGAGTGGAAGTGATGTGTAGCTGCTTGCGTCAACGTCGTGTTTGGCTTTCAAAACAACATGGCTGCATAGTAGCGCCACAGTTTAAAGAGTTCAAATATGTTGCCATGTGACAGAATTGAGAgaaagcaatgtgtgtgtttcaaatcGTTGTCAAAGGCCGACTCTAATCCAGTTAGTGCGTCATAGAGGGTTTGCATCATAACTTTAATCGGGGCCAGCTGTTTGCCCCctcgtctttatgctaagctaacagcatattagcttcatatttaacagcaCGACACGAGTGTCATGGATCAAATCAATAAGAATGTAAGGAGCCCGTGGAAAACAATTGTGTCCTGTTTTTTGGTGGCTCGGTATATATATGGCTGAACATAACCCTGATGTCATCAGGCTTAACATTCCTAACATAAGTATGCGGTGCAAACTGGAGATGTGGAGTTTAAAAGACGTGGATGTTTACCCTGCAGGGAGAGACTAAAGCAGAGATGCCattgttgcattatgggaaacgTTTGACCTGGGACTTAAAGCAAGAATTTGATTACCTCTGCTCTTTTGGTCTtggctattcttttttttttgtgtgtgactttTTAAGACTTTATAGACAACAAAAGTTAAATGTTGACATGCCACCTGCTGAGTAGAAGATAATCGAAcacctattttattttttaccaacaTTATCTTCATTGGTTTTGTAACAGAACAACTCTGGGGATGATTAATGCAACAATGTAATCACACAGATCCAAGACTGCACCTTAATGATCAGATCCAGTTAGTAATGCGGGGTCAtgtcctccgtgtgtgtgtgtgtgtgtgtgtgtggggggcggaggggcggggcttgtgtATCTCCGCCTTTGGACTTCACAATAAGTGCCCTTAGAAGGAGAGCCTGCCAGACTACACTGGAGAGggttttttggggtgtttttttgggATTTGAGTGGCAGCTCGTAAACCTTTCTGCTCGGTGACCAGATCGGATGCAGGATGACATATTCTCGGGTGAGTGTTATTGAAATGCTCCGTACCTCCATGGGGAGCCAGTGTGGACGCACTAACTGTAACTTTATGGATTCATACATATCTCCTCTGGACGTGTCCCGCGTGGGGTTTACATAACCTGCAGCTTCTGAACACGTTGATCGCGTTATGAGTCGGTGGCCAATCAAAAGATGTCTAGCCTACACACTAATCTGCGTGTTTTGTTATGCAGGATAATCTCCACAAGTCTTCCAAGTCCCTACTATAGAGGGACGGAGgagaggcggcggcggcggggggtCCTGGTGCAGAAGTGGCCGCCGTGAGAAGCAGCGGCGGCGGGGGAAGGTGAGCAGCGCAGCCCGCAGCCGGGGGCCGGGGGCCGGGGGGCATGGAGATGTTGCGCCGCTCTTCTGTGTTCGCGGCCGAGGTGTTTGACCGCTCGCCCACCGACAAGGAGCTGGTGTCCCAGGCCAAAGCGCTCTGCCGGGACTACATTCACTCCCGGCTCAACCGCGCCGGGATAGGCTGGTCGAAGCCCGACCACGGGCGCGCTGCGTCCGGCGGGGCGCTGGGAGAGGTGTCGCCCGTCCTGCTGTGGCTGGGTGAGTTTCTGAGCGCTCTGCTGCATCCATAAGCCACATCCATTGAAatcaatgagagagagaaactttttccaataaaaaaaattcatcaATTGAACATTTCAAACCTATTTTCCTGAAtgttcaggtgtgtgtctggttgtcgGGACGCACCTATTGGCCACCTATTGACATCATTCAGAATGTGTATGTGATATTGCTTTATTAATATTCCCTAAAACACCATGAAGACATTCCCAGGAAAATAACATGTCCCCGGTTTATGTTACGGCGATAGAGTTCTGAGGTTTCACTTTACCATTTGTGGTTATCATCACCAGCTGAGTTGTGCAATTCACTGGAAActgtttattaaaagaaaacaacagagaggaTGTTTCATGTTTGAGAATACTTTCCACCAGAGGGTGTCCACAAAAGCTGTGAGGCAATCCCCTGAGGCCAGAATCTCCTGAAGAGATTAGAATAAAGACTTTTGAACTCTGTTCCTTTTGAAATCTACTGCATATGAAGTCATTCCAGGTTACAACAAAGCATCTACTGCTcataaatcatattttaaaaagcaggtgAAATCAGATTTTTAaggaataatttgacatttgCTTTTCCGCTGAGACTTTAGATGAGTAGGCGGGTATCACTCATGTTTGTACAGTGAATGTGTAGCTTAGCAtagcacaaagacaaacatcAGGGGCTCAATGGTTTTTGGTGAGATTCACAATTGAATCGTGGCTAAGCCACTTACAGCCACTTAAATCCCGGATATCAATctgattcagcagtgaaaactggtcaaaaatagaaagaaagaaagtcacaGAAGACCATGAAATTAAGGAACAACACTATAAAGAAGTTCTTTATTACAATCATTACACAATTACATTTAGTAGCTAATGTAGCATAGAAGGAGGTAAACAATGTGCAAATATACTCTGCTAATGTGAGTTTCACAGATTTTCTTCACGTAGAAACATAACATAACGCACATCTCCCTCCAATCTCTACGGGTAACGAGTGTCACTGTTACACAATCGGTAAGCGTGACTTGCTTCAAAAATCCACAACATCAgtatgaaaatgaagaaaaactgGAATTAAGATTGCATGAGTGTTAGTTGTCGGAGCTGGTTGATGCTAtgctatgattggccagtctcCATGCAAGGGGCGGGATTTAGCAAAGGGTCAATTAGAATGcacttttaaataatttaaagccAGAATATGTAACTGATGTTGAGCTAATGTTTCAGTTATGGTTAGAACAACACAAATGGAGAAGACTAAAGCCAGCCAACTGACTCTGGGTAACATTAGCTCATATTAGCTAGAAACTACTGGTCATGTAACCTTGTAGCAGCAAGACCACTGAGGGTATTGAATCAAACAAGGGTACGTTTTCTTTGTTGCAAATGAAGTCAAACTATTGCTTTGTTAGAGAAAGTTATTGCTTCTTTCAAGTCttgctttgtgtgtgggtgtaggcGTGGCCGGCCTAAATGCAAGTAAAGTCTGAGGCATTACAAACGATATAAATCTTACTCACTGAGTTTAGTCTCTTGTGTTTTGGCCAGGTGACGAGTTGGAGTACCTTCGACCCAACGTGTACCGCAACGTTGCGCGACAGCTCAACATCACGGTGGCCTCGGAGAGTATCGTGTCCGATGCCTTCCTGGCTGTGGCTGCAGACATTTTCTCCACAGGTGGGTCCCCGTCGGTGTCTGGTTGTATTGTAAATCAAGCCATGCGAACAGGCCTGCATGAAGAGAACTAACTTTTAGTGCTTTTGTTGTCAGGTACACAAGAAACAAAGGAACGttacaaagcttttttttatgctttaGGAAGTTCTTCTTTTCGTTGTCATCCAGAAGGAGGAACAAAGCCTgagacaaatacaataaaaatattcaAAGGTCTGGAGAATGATGTGACGGCTCCTATTAATGCTTTTCTATTGAACTAATCCCAGCCTACTTTTTCATGTAAACACTTTTTTCACACAGGCTGCCTGTGGAATTCTCCAGTTAGTCCGAGACATTTTGTTGCAGTCATTACCCCTTACAGGAAAGGAGCCGCAGGGAAAACATTCAGTCCATATTAGGTTAACATGTTGCCAGAGCGAGTGATTGTTACAGACAGTTTGGACCCCACCCATGGAGTTCAgtcatcagcctcagctggttTATACCTTGACTGGACTGTCCATTGtagcgttttgcagccgagtgcgaagcggcagggatgagagatagcacctccaaatctgaggccatggtgctctgccggaaaccggcggattgctccctccaggtgggggcaaactgcctaccccaagcgaaggagttcaagtatctcgggtcttgttcacgagtgagggtaaggtggagcgggagatcgaaaagcggatcggtgcggctgcagcagtaaaacaggcgctgtaccggtccgtcttggtgaagagggagctgagccggaaggcaaagctctccatttactggtcggtctacgttccaaccctcacctatggtcacgaactctgggtcgtgaccgaaagaacgagatctcggaaatgagcttcctccgtagggtggccgggctcagccttagagatagggtaaggagctcggacatcagggggagctcggagtcgagtcgctgctccttcgtgtcgaaaggagtcagctgaggtggttcgggcatctagtcaggatgcctcctggacgcctcccattagaggttttccgggcacgtccaactggtaggaggccccggggaagaccgaggacacgctggagggattatatctcccggctggccttggaacgcctcgggatcccccagaatgagctggaaagtgttgcgggtgagagggaggcctgggtcggcctgctgaacctgctgccaccgcgacccgaccccggataagcgagtgataatggatggatggatggatggatggatggactgtAACAAAGCAATCAGTAATTAGGAATCTACTGCACACTGAAGAAAATCAGGTTTGTGTGGTCCTTAGAATCTGCAGTTACTTGGACCCTATCATGGACTACTTCAGATGTATCAATATGAAAGAGTATCTACCTAAAGCGAAACCTGCTCTGGGATTTGCATGGGGAGAAATGCATTGCAGTTCAGCTTTAGTTTCAGTATACGGAATGAAAATGTAGCCCTCAATGACTACAAATGTAAACTTGGACATACAGTAGAGCTGACAGTCCAGACAAGTCACAGTGAAGAGGAAGTCCTGGGCAGCAGTAGATAATGACCACACACTTTGTAATGCTCACAAACATCAGGCACAGATAAACTACAGCTGAAAGCGCCTTCTCATGCCACCAGTATCTGCCTTtgaagctttttaaaatttaaaaaccACACTAAACTTTTAGTGTCTTTGAGCGCACTGTTTTGGTTCTGTGGCCCCCTAATGTTACTGTTTTAATTCTCATCCCTTTCACCGGTGTTAGTTTCAAGCCACTGTTTTCAATGGGAGAAAAACTGTAGAGGGacggctggctagttagctaggtagCTTGTCCTTCTCAAGAGCAACTGGGAGTGAAGTGGAGGTACCGTTGATCGCTGTTTGGCTCATTTTCTGTCACTAGCATAGCAAGCTtgctaactagccagctgtcCGCTAGTTAAAACATGGTGGAATtaacaagctagctagctaatctGTCTTAAATGCCAGATTTgttacagaaaacaacaaagttGTCACTCATCTGGCAATGTGCTTTCCCTACGCTGTGACaagaaatgtgtgtatgaagcatTAAGTTCAAATGTACTCTGGCCCTCTCGGCTTCATAATGTCTCCACCCCGCTGCACGTTGTAGAAGATACTGCAAAACCTCTGTGAGTCTGCAACTTGCTGTAAGTTGGTGTAGTTTACATCAGAGTTATCTACAGCGGTCGCAATGGCAACGGTACAAATTAGAATGGCCACCAGTCTGACCATCCTGGtacattgaattgaatgtcaTCGGGGTTATCTCCACTTGGTCTTTGGGTTCTTTTAAGGGAAAATGTGTGCTTCAAACTGGGGCTGTTGAGTTTGAAGGATGCAGGCATGTAACAGGGCTGAAACACAAGACAGTTAAGTTGCATTAGGTGGGATGTTATTAGAGCTtgcctatgtgtacagattgtaaaaccctctgaggcaaatttgtaatttgtgatattgggctatacaaaataaactgaattgaataactgGCATGTAGCTGCCAGACTTcttagatttattttaattttagcTTTAGTTTTATAATCCCTGAACTCACCATACATTGGACAGCAGCATTGCAAGTGCACACATTAGAGAGTATAATTCTGCAAATTCCCGATTTCCAGTTAAAGAGAAACATGACCTCCGTTTACGAGAACCTAGGAATGAATTGGACGACAGATATAGAAGATGGATGGAGTTGGAGGCTCATTTTATATCCGTTAGACATGTAAACACTGCAAAAAGAGTCTGACGCTTTGACTGTAAATGGTGCGGCGGCAGAAAGCTGTACTCAACAAGTGGACTGAGTCGGAAAAATGATCTGCTCACTAATCAAGCGAGGCGAACTGCCTGCCTGCTCCAGCCCCGAGCCTTGTGTTTGGGTTTTCTCCAGTCAGGCATGGAGGCCTCTTGTCTGGCTGCTGCTGAGGTTTTAGAGTTTGTTCATCCATCTTTGAATAAAAGCTGCTGACATCATTGTTCTGCACTACAAACTGCTGGAAAATAACAATTTGCTTTGTGCTTTGAGTGTGCATGTTGTGTACTTTGCTCTAACAGTGTGTCTCCTGTCAGGTGTGACATGGGGGAAGGTGGTGTCTTTGTACGCCGTGGCAGGAGCCCTGGCTGTGGACTGTGTTCGCCACGGCCACCCCGCTATGGTCCATACCATTGTCGACTGCATGGGGGAGTTTGTCCGCAAGAGCTTGACCTCCTGGTTAAAAAGGAGAGGGGGCTGGGTAAGggcacctttttcttttttttgtgtgagtgttaCTATTAAAAGTCCCAGCGTCTGTATGATGGGAATATTATAATGGGCATGACCTTTTTAAAGTAAGTATTTggttttcttcatatttctgtgttggTGGGTGGGTGTGTTATGAGAAAATAACCCTTCTTCTCAACATTATACACATGATTTTATGGTGTCAATATAGTTTTCAACACAGAATGATGTTCTTCTGGAGAAATCTGGTAAGATGGTGACGGCCATGCTGAGCTCGAGGCTTTTAAATGGAGGTGcacaaaccaatgagtgacCACACGTCtgtgaaaagcagcaaatcttcacattaaaaaaagatagaagGATTAAATTCTCTTTGTCATCTTTAGACTTTTTTGGGATTAATTAACAATcaacattttctgtcaatccACTTTTTGATAAATCGACTGATCCTTTTAGCTGTCATGAATATTATGCCCCCTACCCCGGTTATCTGGAGATGATCTGGATAGGACTTACAGTTGCATACAGCTCCCTTTTAATATTTCACTGATACACCAACTGGTACAGAGAATAACATAAACTTACGATTAAGTAGCTGCAACAGTAAATATATTACCATATGATACGAGATGAATGTGGATGAAGTCATGAGGTGTGAATGCAATACTGATTAACGATAAATATCATAATTCATTATATTGATGCTGGATTAATGGTCGAATAAAGGTCGTAGGCTGCATGATAACAGAATTATACACCGTGCATTGACAACATAATACCTACGCCCGTCCCCACAGCTTCAGATACAATAGTAGATGTCTCTTCTGCAGAATCCTATCAAAAGGAAAAGCCTGTCTGATAAAATCCTGCAGAGACAACAAAGCGCACCAGCAGGAACAAGGCCTGGCAACGGGCCGCTGCCTCGCTCGGCTGGAAAGAGCACAAGTGAACAAATGCACCCAACATGGCACCCAAGTCGGTTTTGTTTAGAGGGCAAGTGGAGTGTGACAAAACGAAGCACCATGCGTTGTATAACTGACCTCATGAGCACAAATGAGGGACCTGTCCCAGTCTAAGCTCAAACTGTAATATTTCCACACTGAGAGATAATCAGCGTGTGGGGAAACCTAAATAACAATCTGTGATGTGACGGATCTGAGGAGGGAGAAGTGTTTAGTGTCAGGTTTGACACTTAAACTGTGCTCTCTGGGAAATCTCATTGTCTACCAAAGTGCTCCAGTTATATAACTAGATGTTCTCAAGTTAGCATTGCAGATTGCAGTGTGGGCTTTTGGCTTtggaaaaaacatatttgtgggCGAGTCGTGCACGTCGTCAATGCTCATTCTGAGCATATTGAcaaaccaatatatatatatattttccttttgtttcatttcacaGTCTGAACTCATTTGGTGagctctgtgtcctctctgcCGTCACAGGTGGACGTAACGAAATGCGTGGTGAACACCGATCCCAGCTTCCGCTCTCACTGGCTGGTGTCCGCCGTCTGCGCCTTCGGACactacctgaaggccaccgtgtTGTACCTCCTCAGAGACACGTGAAAGACAGAGTCACACACTGGGGGTTATCAGCGGACTGGCCGGCACCGTCCACCGCCAGCACTGAAGCCTCCTCCTCTTGGGATTATGTTTACACCCGTTTGCACTGAGCCTTCGTGGACGAACGCCTATCCATTCACAGGAAACTGACTTTCGtgcttcctctgcttcctctgctaGATTGTCTATTTATTGTTAATTGTAAGGTAATGGAACACTTTTGACGCAAATGTATAAAATCGACCACTCTTAGTGTTTTTAGTTTATAATTTGTTCCACAGTCAGCAGAACGGCCCAAATTAGTTTTGCTTCCTGTTTGGCAGAAGCGTGGCTGCCCCTAGTGGTTGGAAATGATAACTACTGTACTTGGTCCAGCAGACCAGTGCACGCCAGATAAATGCAAAACTACAATATGTTTTCTTCCAATTAAGAGACTGTAtacaaaatattaattaatcGTATCTCAAACGATGATTTGGAGGAAAGTATGGGAGTTTTTTTGCTCTTCCTCAAGCCTTACATTGTGTTTCAGCCCTCCGTTAGCCCAACTCATTTAAAAGAGGGACAAAATAGTTACGATTGGCTGTGTGGAAATGAGTGAGTAAATGTAATCTCTACCAACAGTTCGTTCATGTTAGTCTGATTcgcaaaacaaattaaatgtgtcaTGAAGGCATGTATTCATGTTCATATCCACACATTGCCAACTTGTTCTGCACATTTGGGGaagtgaacaaaaacaaatgtggaCCGGGGATACACTAACTCATACGTTTAAATTGGGGAACTTAAACTCAATATTTGTAGATATTGGgagaaaagaatatatattgtaaactaTAAAATGCAGCCCCCCGTACCGTCATAATGTGTGTCCAGTCCCTAATGAGTCTGATGAATTATGCCTATAATGACTACTTAAAGTATGTGTATTTCCGACGGCACTATACAATTAATGCAACTGTTCTCCTCTTTCATTGTTCACTGTGAGCCAGTGCATGCCATTGCTTTACAGTAATTGCAGTAACGaagttacatttacagtacattTCCCCCGAGCTAGAGCACTttgataacatttcattttgagAGCATAATTTATCCCATGAATAATTtcacttttataaaaaaataaataaacacgtttGTGTCATCAGCGTAAATGATAACGCATTGATATAAACAGATTTGGCCTTGCAGGTGTTTTCCCAGAAGGTAGGTGGTCCATTGGAGGGTTCTTTGAGATTAAATAAAGGACTTATGAAGCTACCATTAATAGCACCTAATGAGCAAGTACTTCTATAATGCTAGACGCAACTAATTTAGCAATTTAACTTATGACAAACAAACGGAGAACGTCATAGTGTCCTAGCTGTCTAGTCTCAAATAATCAAAAAGGATGAAGTCCTTTTCCAACAGTTATGACAAAAAATAAGTAAACCTTTTTGAACGCCTGgtaaaaaaatgttcttttgtGTAAGTGGTGGATATGATGTACATGTTTTGATTGTAGTATTGTCCTTTTGTTTAACATAGTAGCTTATTTTTCTCTGCGTGCATCTTGGCGTTAACAATCGCATTAACAGACTGCAAAGAATAAGCGATGCCTGAAACATTGATGGTTATTTGTGATAACCTAGTGGTTGAATCAGAACTAAGGTTGGCCAACAGATTTGTAAATAACATGAAgaaatgtcaatttaaaaaatggtattAATTTAGTAAAGACATTCTAGTTGTTGAAAGGGGGTGGATGTGGCAACCGCTCTTCTGGTTCGGCTATCAAGCCTCCTCAATTGTAACGTGAACGCACCATAAACTGTTTTCAACGGGACGGCGACGTCAGCAACCGCTGATTGGTTTTGGGCAACGTGACCCCACTTCCGTCTCTCATTGGATGTCGTGAGAAATGTCCCGCCTCCCTCCGAATTCCACCGCCATCCCCATTGGTCCGACGGGTCGGAGTCCAGAGAACAACAAACAAGATAGGGTAAATACCGTCGGGATGGATGCAGGTAAACGAGATTTCTTATAGTAAAATAACATGTATTTCTCCACTCTATCAGGCCACTGTTGCTACAAACTGATCACAACAACACCACCTCATACGTGGCGACACATCCCCGCTCTGTCACGGCAGGGTTACAACTCCAGCTGCCAGACCACCACCACAGACCCGATCGCGTTGTAGCCTCGGTGGCGTTAGCCTGCTAAAGCTAACCGCTAACCGACGTTAGCTCGCTGTTATTGCTGAATGTGTTGGATGTCCCGCCTTGACAGCTCACTGCGCTGCCGTGACGCGTCTCCATCTTGTTGCTTCACGCGTCCTCCGTGTCCGTGACATGTGTCGTCGTTGCGCTTCACTGTTCCTAATGTCTGGCTGGTCATGCTAACGTGACGTGACGCCCAAGACGAACGTCCCAGTCGATGCACTGTCACTCACCACCGCGTCCGGTATTCGGCTCGCGTTGTGTGAGCGAGGAGGGAGGTGAACCTACGCGATAAGCAGCAACGCGCACGTCGTTTAATAACGTAATATTAACTTGATAATTGCTGATTGCTTGTCGGGAACGCGTCTCCTTCGAGCCCGTCAATCTCAGCCCTGTGGTACCGGGGCTAGCGCCCTGCCCGGTACCGTCCGTGAGCGAGCGAGCCAACGTCTCCTGTCTGTTCTGTTATGTGGATAACGTGATGTGTTGAAACCGGAGACATCCGTTTTGAAATATTTGTTCACGTTCAATCTAAAgtgtaaatacacatttcagtGAATAACTAGGGGCACCAGTTAGCCACACTGTTGGTCTGAAGTTACCCTGTAAAGGTGTTCACTATTTGACATCTGGCTTTGATCCCAGTATTTCTATCTgccaacacacacttttactgtGATTGCTTTTTGATAACGGCACATGGGTATGTTTAGACATTGATATGTGAGATGGAGTTGTGTTATGTGGGACAGGCTTGGTTTAATTAGTTGAGTATGTCATGTATGTTGTCATATATAGTTATGTCGTCCGCTTGTGTTGGGAAGACTACGAACTCATAACTGAAAGACAGAGTTACTACATGGgattatgacattttaaagatttgAGCTTTTACCAAGCAGGAAGGGTCAACAAATAACAATAACCAGCTGCATTATAGAAAGTGTATGAAttagcctttttttgtttttagctttACCAATACCAGGGACTAAAAGTCTGAATATCTTTGCATCCGCTGCACCAAATATGACCATTAATTTGTAATATGTCCCTCACAAGCCTTCCATTGTTATTAACATACAACACCACGTTTCTGGAGTGCCCCgttaaatacaatttaagtTCCCCCTGACTTTATCAAGCTTGTTTTTAACGCGTGTTTATTTGGTAGGAACTTTAAActttacaatttaaatgtattctacATCACAGGGAGGTTCCTCCTCAGTTTACTCCCCTAGCAGCTACATTTAGACTCTGGTTAGTTTACAGAAATAAAGATTGAAAATCCCagatgcttttaaaaatgttgtataGATGGATGTAGAACATCCTTCCTGGAAGTGAGTGGACTTTTTTTCAAGCAACTCATTGGATAGGTGCCTCACCGTTTCTCCTCTGATTCTTAACCTCTTTCGCAGCAACCTTGACATACGACACACTTCGCTTTGGAGAGTTTGAAGATTTTCCCGAGACCTCCGAGCCTGTGTGGATCTTGGGGAAAGAATACAATGCACTCACAGGTAGGAATGTCATGTGAGATGGAGAGAAACGATTACTCAAGTTCTAGAGAATCACATGAGCGTGTGTACTCCTTTCTCCGAGTTTTTACTATAATGTGGTGATTTCTCTTTACGCAGAGAAAGATGAGATTTTATCAGACGTCACTTCACGACTGTGGTTTACATACAGAAAAAACTTCCCACCCATTGGTAAGTGAAGATGCGTGTGTTGTGGTTGAGCCCATAAACCTATGCCGTGGATGTCAACGGGACCTCGTACATGACTCGTGAATGTGTTCCAGGTGGGACAGGACCAACGTCAGATACGGGGTGGGGATGCATGTTACGGTGCGGCCAGATGATCCTCGGCGAGGCCTTGGTGTGTAGACATGTAGGCAGAGGTAAGAcggcttaaaaaaaagattttaactagATAAAGATAGATTTGGTATCACTGTGTGGCACTGGCAGCTCTTCTCCAGCGACAAGACAACAGGTTTGATAACTGGCTTGTTGTTCTCAGACTGGAGATGGGCCAGAGgccagagacaaagagaagagtACATCAGTATTCTCAATGCCTTCATCGACAAGAAAGACAGCTACTATTCCATCCATCAAATTGGTGAGTCGTGAGTGTCAAACCTTCTCCGAATTGCTACGGTACTCACTCAGGCAGTAAAGAGTTTGcgtcacattttctttcttttttgcagccCAAATGGGAGTTGGAGAGGGGAAGCCGATAGGCCAGTGGTACGGACCAAACACAGTGGCCCAGGTTCTAAAGTAAGTGCTGTTTTCGAGCTGCAACTAGTGATTCTGGCTTTCAATTACTGTATTATTAAGTTCCTAGAGCCCACAGGGACGTCTTCAAAACTCAAATAGATGTAACTTGCATGGATATAAGTGTGACACACATAGCCGGAGCCAGTGGGAGATTTGCTTCAGACTTTCAGAATTGAAGGTGCTGCATCGAGTTTTCTTTTGAACAAGCAGAGGACAacgtttacattcagtgtttctgCTCCACAGCGCTACATGTGGTCAAAAACTGCAGTATTACCTTATGTCACTTTAGGtctttggttttattttttacggCTGTCGTGGCTTGAAAACTGGAAAAGCATACCAGTATGAGCAGCAAAGCAAATGAGCTAGAGCACAAAAGACTGTCTTGTGTGCCGTCTTGCCTTCAGGAAGCTGGCGGTGTTTGATACGTGGAGCAGACTGGTCGTACACGTGGCGATGGACAACACCGTGGTCATCGAGGATATCAGTGAGTGTGGTTTAAGGGTGACCCCGGGTTGAGCTGTGGGCCGTGCTTTGGTGTTTTG from Cyclopterus lumpus isolate fCycLum1 chromosome 4, fCycLum1.pri, whole genome shotgun sequence includes the following:
- the boka gene encoding bcl-2-related ovarian killer protein homolog A; this encodes MEMLRRSSVFAAEVFDRSPTDKELVSQAKALCRDYIHSRLNRAGIGWSKPDHGRAASGGALGEVSPVLLWLGDELEYLRPNVYRNVARQLNITVASESIVSDAFLAVAADIFSTGVTWGKVVSLYAVAGALAVDCVRHGHPAMVHTIVDCMGEFVRKSLTSWLKRRGGWVDVTKCVVNTDPSFRSHWLVSAVCAFGHYLKATVLYLLRDT